The segment TGAAAACAAGCAGGTCTGGGAATCAAAACTCTTATCCTGAGGTGATGGAGTAAAATTTGGATAAGAAATTTATAAGTTCATTATCCGCACTGTCGGATAATAAAGAAGTTTTGCCGCAGTTTATTAATGTAAACAAGGAGTTACAGGAAGTTTTATTATCCTGCAGGAAGAAAATGATAGCAGGCAAGGTAAAAGAAGAATGACGAATAAAAACCAGAAACTTGAACTCACATGGATAGGCAAGGAGAATCAGCCGAGGCTGGAGCCTAGGATATTGATTGAAGACGCTGGAAGGTCTTACCCCCCGCAGTCCCCCCTTATTAAGTGGGGAAGTAAAGGGGTAGTCGAAAACATGCTTATCCAGGGTGACAACCTCCTTGCTCTGAAGGCACTTGAGCAGGATTTTGCAGGGAAGGTCAAGTGCATCTATATTGACCCGCCTTATAATACCGGCAATGCGTTTGAACATTATGATGATGGGCTGGAGCATTCAATATGGCTGAGTCTGATGAAGCCGAGGATTGAGATGTTGCATAGGTTGTTGAGCAATGACGGTACGCTCTGGATTTCTATTGATGACAATGAGAGCCATTATCTGAAGGTGTTGTGTGATGAGGTTTTTGGAAGGAAGAACTTTGTAAATAATGTGATATGGGAAAAGAAATATTCTCCACAGAATGATGCAAAATGGCTTTCGGACAGCCATGATCATCTTCTGGTCTATGCAAAGGACAAAGAGATATGGAGACCGAATCTATTGCCGAGAACAGAGGAGATGGATGCCAGATATAAGAATCCTGACAATGATCCGAGAGGTCTGTGGAAATCAAGTGATATGTCAGTAAAAACATATACTGCTGCAACGGACTATCCTATTACCCTTCCTTCTGGCCGCATCGTTAATCCTCCAGAAAGTAGATGTTGGGTTATTTCAAAAGGAAAATATGAAGATATGGTCAAAGATAACAGGATTTGGTTTGGACGAGATGGTAATAGTGTTCCCTCAATCAAACGTTTCTTATCTGAAGTTCAGGAGGGAACTGTTTCTAAAACCATCTGGTACAGAACAGAGGTTGGCGATAATCAGGAGGCAAAACGTGAGATAAAGGTATTCAATGATGACGATGTCTTTCAGACCCCAAAGCCAGAACGTTTAATTCAACGCATTCTTACCTTAGCAAGCAATGAAGGCGACCTTGTCCTTGACTCCTTCCTCGGCTCCGGCACGACCGCTGCTGTTGCCCATAAGATGAAACGGAGATGGATCGGCATTGAGCTTGGCGAGCATTGCTATACACATT is part of the Candidatus Schekmanbacteria bacterium genome and harbors:
- a CDS encoding site-specific DNA-methyltransferase, which produces MTNKNQKLELTWIGKENQPRLEPRILIEDAGRSYPPQSPLIKWGSKGVVENMLIQGDNLLALKALEQDFAGKVKCIYIDPPYNTGNAFEHYDDGLEHSIWLSLMKPRIEMLHRLLSNDGTLWISIDDNESHYLKVLCDEVFGRKNFVNNVIWEKKYSPQNDAKWLSDSHDHLLVYAKDKEIWRPNLLPRTEEMDARYKNPDNDPRGLWKSSDMSVKTYTAATDYPITLPSGRIVNPPESRCWVISKGKYEDMVKDNRIWFGRDGNSVPSIKRFLSEVQEGTVSKTIWYRTEVGDNQEAKREIKVFNDDDVFQTPKPERLIQRILTLASNEGDLVLDSFLGSGTTAAVAHKMKRRWIGIELGEHCYTHCLPRLKKVVDGTDEGGISKAVNWQGGGGFKYYYLAPSLLKEDKHGNWVFDERYNADMLAAAMAKHESFKYSPDEQIYWKQGRSTEKDYIFTTTNFVTVEFLDKIHEEMQPDESLLICCKSFSKACESRYLNITVRKIPKMLLGRSEFGKEDYSLNIVNMPVDENEPQPDPVKVQNKSALKIKDKTQGELFV